The following are encoded together in the Pedobacter steynii genome:
- a CDS encoding RNA polymerase sigma factor, with amino-acid sequence MITYTGLNDGELAILLQQGDRAAFTEIYSRYKYLLYLHAYKRLRNADEAEDIIHDLFAVLWNNRDSFVLKTHLSGYLYTAVRNRIFKFMAHKDIESSYISSFFETAKNTVNITDHLVRENQMAILIEKEIAALPLKMREIFEMSRKQHLSHKEIADQLQLSEQTVSKQVSNALRILKAKLWFLTFLAFFIKP; translated from the coding sequence ATGATAACTTATACAGGTCTTAATGACGGGGAATTGGCTATTTTACTGCAACAGGGTGACCGGGCTGCTTTTACCGAGATTTATAGCAGGTACAAATATCTTTTATACCTGCACGCGTACAAACGTTTAAGGAACGCAGATGAAGCAGAGGACATCATTCATGATCTTTTTGCAGTGTTATGGAACAACAGGGACAGCTTTGTCTTAAAGACACATCTGTCCGGCTATTTATATACTGCAGTGCGAAACCGCATCTTTAAATTTATGGCGCATAAAGACATTGAGTCCAGTTATATTTCTTCCTTTTTTGAAACTGCAAAAAACACGGTTAACATTACGGATCACCTGGTCCGGGAAAATCAGATGGCGATTCTGATCGAAAAGGAGATTGCGGCACTCCCATTAAAAATGAGAGAAATATTTGAAATGAGCCGTAAACAACACCTTTCCCATAAAGAGATCGCGGATCAATTACAGCTTTCTGAACAAACGGTCTCCAAACAAGTCAGCAATGCTCTCCGGATTTTAAAGGCTAAACTGTGGTTTTTAACCTTCCTGGCCTTTTTTATTAAACCATAA
- a CDS encoding RagB/SusD family nutrient uptake outer membrane protein, producing MKKLILIYSLFFLAAGAQLSCKKELNALPSQSKVVGNAIIDQKTAEVALNGVYLRLAEGGDDRGTPSILWAENHEIVPTYLAGYITYPNGGSSLDENNRITGTDYRVESLWATYYSLLNAANGVIEQVSKLQDSQFSGARKSEIIAEARLLRAYGHHYLLRYFAQFYDLNSNYGVMLRKEFVTTNNISQKRSSVKESYDFILADLDDAIANCPTVSVNYYTNKWVAKALKARVLTIRGAAGDYQEVISLTKDIIQHSPYVLEGNLQDIFSTKGLDSKEVMLGLVPKVNQVSRSDAYFYRNSPSYTATPSLKALFENDPRSSWMIGVVGTEPDGILKYKGPKVEFSYALRLSEIYLLEAEAIVRSGGNLGEARTLLKTVQQHAGVTDFSEIDNAGTPDLLLIQIYKETARNLSFEDGQDWSALLRMPLPFVLSVKAAITDKNHFILPIPKDEFDKNPTIGDQNPGYSKN from the coding sequence ATGAAGAAATTAATTCTGATATATAGCTTGTTCTTTTTAGCCGCGGGTGCCCAGTTATCCTGTAAAAAAGAACTCAATGCATTACCCAGCCAGTCTAAGGTAGTTGGGAATGCTATCATTGACCAAAAAACTGCTGAGGTCGCTTTAAATGGGGTTTACCTCCGGTTGGCTGAAGGAGGAGATGACCGCGGTACACCCAGTATACTCTGGGCTGAGAACCATGAAATTGTGCCCACTTATCTGGCCGGTTACATCACCTATCCAAATGGGGGTTCATCATTGGATGAAAACAACCGGATTACCGGTACTGATTATCGGGTGGAGTCCTTATGGGCAACTTATTATAGCCTGCTGAATGCTGCAAATGGAGTCATCGAACAGGTTTCCAAGCTTCAGGACAGTCAGTTTTCCGGAGCGAGGAAATCGGAGATCATTGCAGAGGCCCGTTTGTTAAGGGCTTATGGACACCATTACCTGCTGCGTTATTTTGCGCAGTTCTATGACCTGAACAGCAACTATGGCGTCATGTTGAGAAAGGAATTTGTGACCACCAATAACATTTCTCAAAAACGCAGTTCTGTAAAAGAAAGTTATGATTTTATCCTTGCAGATCTGGATGACGCCATCGCGAACTGTCCGACGGTAAGTGTAAACTATTATACGAATAAATGGGTCGCGAAGGCATTAAAAGCAAGGGTATTGACGATTCGTGGCGCTGCGGGCGATTATCAGGAGGTGATTTCTTTAACAAAAGACATCATTCAGCATTCGCCCTATGTGCTCGAAGGGAATCTTCAGGATATCTTCAGTACCAAGGGATTGGATAGTAAAGAAGTGATGCTGGGGCTGGTTCCGAAGGTAAACCAGGTCAGCAGATCAGATGCCTATTTTTATAGAAATAGTCCTAGCTATACGGCTACCCCATCACTTAAGGCGCTGTTTGAAAATGATCCGAGAAGCAGCTGGATGATTGGAGTGGTGGGTACAGAACCTGATGGGATCCTTAAATACAAGGGGCCAAAAGTAGAGTTTTCCTATGCTTTAAGGTTATCAGAGATTTATTTGCTGGAGGCCGAGGCAATTGTACGGTCCGGAGGAAACCTAGGTGAAGCCAGAACCCTGTTGAAGACGGTACAACAACATGCGGGAGTAACGGATTTTAGCGAAATCGATAATGCCGGTACCCCTGATTTGCTATTGATTCAGATTTATAAAGAAACGGCCAGGAATTTATCTTTTGAAGATGGTCAGGATTGGTCAGCACTATTGAGAATGCCGCTTCCTTTTGTATTGTCGGTTAAAGCGGCAATCACCGATAAAAACCATTTTATTCTTCCTATACCAAAAGATGAATTTGATAAGAATCCCACAATAGGGGACCAAAACCCTGGTTACAGTAAAAATTAA
- a CDS encoding tetratricopeptide repeat-containing sensor histidine kinase has product MSFRISLLLLCLIYILSAASCRNTDGEPADHQVHFDTVINQATTYLGDGQNKRAISYLDSAYRAFPDPGVRDLYRKYDNLLNIYLNYDFNIPKARQYTDSIFNLLKGKETGYKNEYASGLFFLGEVLMAEKRYNEAFKVFYDGRLFANKNLEDCNLSTFSNKLGLVRYNQEEYLKAIPFFKEALIQNRNCKPVAGFDYLFILPQSYLNTIALCFEKSGQSDSALVYYQKALDFISQNKARFPKRKSFTEAANGVIYGNMGGIYIKEGQYQKAEESLKQSIGINDHVGYEIQDAQTAKLKLADLYIRHSDFVPAEKLLDEVQQYLSGKYGLGQRNINIRLRWVRLKYEYYDKKGEPMMAYPYLERSDFSRDSVIKAAGELKNLDVDKAFKDNEQKYRLALLNKDNQLKTAYLSAAVICMIMGMIILFFIWYNLKHSRRINKQISEQNINMQKTLSSLEQSQEENVKMMMIVAHDLRNPIGNITAMADLMLLENNRSEDDLSMLAMIKKSGQNSLLLVNDLLKVNSQIENLQKEPVDLYVLMNYCVNLLRHKAEEKKQQLVLDAVHVTISLNTEKMWRVMSNLIGNAVKFSPEAATIKVSIKEKKETVLIAVEDHGIGIPAAIKTKIFDMSGAGQRSGTAGEEPFGLGLAISRQIIETHGGRIWVESESEKGSVFYIELPL; this is encoded by the coding sequence ATGTCTTTCCGAATATCCTTATTGCTCTTGTGTTTAATTTATATCCTTTCAGCTGCCTCCTGTAGAAATACTGACGGAGAACCAGCCGATCACCAGGTACATTTCGATACTGTGATCAATCAGGCTACTACTTATTTAGGCGATGGACAGAATAAACGTGCGATTTCTTATCTGGATTCGGCTTATAGGGCTTTTCCAGATCCGGGAGTGAGAGATCTTTACAGAAAATATGATAACCTGCTTAACATTTACCTGAACTACGATTTTAATATTCCTAAAGCGAGGCAATACACGGATAGCATATTTAACCTCCTAAAGGGGAAAGAGACCGGTTATAAAAATGAATATGCCAGTGGCCTGTTCTTTCTTGGAGAAGTTCTGATGGCTGAAAAGCGCTATAACGAGGCTTTTAAAGTCTTTTATGACGGACGTCTGTTTGCTAATAAAAACCTGGAAGACTGTAACCTTTCCACATTTAGTAATAAGCTGGGCCTGGTCAGGTATAATCAGGAAGAGTACCTGAAAGCCATTCCCTTTTTTAAGGAAGCCCTGATCCAGAACAGGAATTGTAAACCCGTAGCTGGCTTTGATTATCTGTTTATCTTGCCTCAAAGTTACCTGAATACCATTGCCTTATGTTTTGAAAAGTCCGGACAATCTGATAGTGCCCTGGTTTACTATCAGAAAGCCCTGGATTTTATTTCTCAGAATAAAGCGCGCTTTCCTAAAAGGAAGTCTTTTACCGAAGCGGCTAATGGGGTGATATATGGAAATATGGGGGGCATTTACATTAAAGAAGGGCAATATCAAAAGGCAGAAGAAAGCCTGAAGCAAAGCATTGGTATTAATGACCATGTTGGGTATGAGATTCAGGATGCACAAACGGCCAAATTAAAACTGGCCGATCTGTATATCAGACATTCAGATTTTGTTCCGGCAGAAAAGCTGTTGGATGAAGTACAGCAATATTTATCAGGTAAATATGGATTGGGACAAAGAAATATCAATATCAGATTAAGGTGGGTGAGGCTCAAATATGAATATTATGATAAAAAAGGAGAGCCGATGATGGCTTATCCTTATCTGGAAAGAAGCGATTTCTCACGCGACTCGGTGATTAAGGCTGCCGGCGAATTAAAGAATCTGGATGTGGATAAGGCATTCAAAGATAATGAGCAAAAGTATCGGCTGGCATTGCTGAATAAGGATAATCAATTGAAAACGGCCTATTTATCTGCTGCTGTAATATGTATGATTATGGGCATGATCATCCTTTTCTTTATCTGGTATAACCTGAAGCATTCCAGAAGGATAAACAAGCAGATCTCCGAACAGAATATCAATATGCAGAAGACTTTAAGTTCTCTGGAACAAAGTCAGGAGGAAAATGTAAAGATGATGATGATTGTTGCTCATGACCTGCGCAATCCGATTGGAAATATTACAGCAATGGCAGATTTAATGTTATTGGAAAATAACCGGTCTGAGGATGACCTGTCGATGCTGGCGATGATTAAAAAATCCGGACAGAATTCTCTGCTGCTGGTGAACGATCTGCTGAAAGTGAATAGCCAGATTGAAAATTTACAGAAAGAGCCTGTGGACCTGTACGTATTGATGAATTATTGCGTGAACCTGCTTCGTCATAAAGCGGAAGAGAAAAAGCAGCAACTGGTTTTGGATGCGGTGCATGTGACGATATCTCTTAATACCGAAAAGATGTGGCGGGTGATGAGCAACCTGATTGGGAATGCTGTTAAGTTCAGTCCGGAGGCTGCTACAATTAAGGTGAGTATAAAGGAGAAAAAAGAAACGGTTTTGATCGCTGTGGAAGACCATGGAATTGGTATCCCTGCAGCGATTAAAACCAAAATTTTTGATATGTCGGGGGCGGGGCAAAGGTCAGGGACCGCAGGCGAAGAGCCTTTTGGACTTGGACTGGCCATCTCCAGACAAATTATTGAAACTCATGGAGGAAGGATATGGGTAGAAAGCGAGTCTGAAAAAGGTTCCGTTTTTTATATTGAACTTCCTCTTTAG
- a CDS encoding FecR family protein: MNKEELKSLLEKFEAGHCTPEETGMLESWYLQWRTEEDIDLAEAEAEQRIDHIWSRLEVAEGIQKRPLRLWSHFARAAAVILITLSTGLFFYFNSREEARPVVKQDVAAGGNKAYLTLADGKRIVLTNAANGELARQSGVEISKTANGQLIYTLADQKPLKAGTTMYNTIETPKGGQYQVVLPDGTRVWLNSASSLRFPATFANLEKRSVVLKGEAYFEVAHNKKQPFIVKTAKQELVVLGTHFNLSSYDEEETRTTLLKGAVLINRLGNVLNPVEGKDFVVLKPGEQSVLEKSIRIDRADLEMATAWKDGNFLFNEVNLKRILQQLSRWYNVDVDYTNVPDNRSFTVFISRSVNLSKVLEMIEITGGIQLEIENKTIKVINLKK; this comes from the coding sequence ATGAATAAAGAAGAACTAAAATCATTACTGGAAAAATTTGAAGCAGGACACTGTACTCCTGAAGAAACAGGCATGCTGGAAAGCTGGTATTTGCAATGGCGGACAGAGGAGGATATTGACCTTGCTGAGGCCGAAGCGGAACAGCGGATAGATCATATCTGGAGCAGATTGGAAGTAGCCGAGGGAATTCAAAAAAGACCATTGCGTTTATGGTCGCATTTTGCCAGGGCAGCGGCAGTAATTCTGATTACACTCAGTACCGGACTGTTTTTTTATTTTAATAGCAGAGAAGAGGCGCGTCCCGTGGTAAAACAAGATGTAGCTGCAGGTGGGAATAAAGCTTATTTAACCCTGGCAGATGGAAAACGGATTGTATTAACCAACGCTGCCAATGGAGAGCTGGCCAGACAATCCGGTGTAGAAATCAGTAAAACTGCTAATGGGCAGCTGATCTATACCCTGGCTGATCAAAAGCCGCTTAAAGCCGGAACGACCATGTACAATACCATTGAAACCCCGAAAGGCGGACAATATCAGGTGGTTTTACCGGATGGAACCAGGGTCTGGCTTAATTCTGCTTCTTCCCTCAGGTTCCCTGCGACATTTGCCAACCTGGAAAAAAGAAGTGTAGTGTTAAAAGGAGAAGCCTATTTTGAAGTCGCCCATAATAAAAAACAACCTTTTATAGTGAAGACGGCGAAACAGGAGCTGGTGGTTTTAGGAACTCATTTTAACCTCAGCAGTTATGATGAAGAAGAAACCAGGACCACCTTACTTAAAGGAGCCGTACTGATCAACCGTCTGGGCAATGTGCTGAACCCTGTAGAAGGGAAAGACTTTGTTGTCCTGAAACCCGGCGAGCAGTCGGTACTTGAAAAGAGCATCCGGATTGACCGTGCAGACCTTGAAATGGCGACCGCCTGGAAAGATGGGAATTTCCTGTTTAATGAAGTCAACCTGAAGAGGATCCTGCAACAATTGTCGAGGTGGTATAACGTTGACGTTGATTATACCAATGTTCCGGATAACCGAAGTTTCACCGTATTCATTTCCAGAAGTGTGAACCTTTCCAAGGTCCTGGAAATGATAGAAATCACCGGTGGGATCCAGCTCGAAATTGAAAATAAGACTATTAAAGTGATTAACCTGAAAAAGTAA
- a CDS encoding TonB-dependent receptor, whose translation MKLTAIIVLICCLHVSAAGYSQQISLSEKNTSLKNVLQKLRKLSGYQLLYDAQLIEKSNPVTLTLVNVPIGFALEQIFNQQPFTFSIFDKTILVKEKAKETRFQNPKNLVMIINGTVKDLNGNPLNLVSVKIKGSTKTTATNIEGMFSINAPDENTILVFSCVGMATKELPAKQGMVVLMEPELNKLNEMVVVGYGSTRRKDLTGSVSSVNVSEVKDVPFMSIDNALSGKAPGVQVTKADGSPGGAVRIRIRGGASLLGTNDPLYVIDGIPTVISNNYINGQSDLVNPLEAANYGEDFNNSVSGAFSRGLNSLAGLNISDIESVDILKDASATAIYGSKAANGVVIITTKKGKRNSKPQLSVNYYVGMNTPIKEQVLNASQYKAGLQEAATNYINERKRLNMSLTTSAAQQALSIMNDPSFFGNAETDWLDLVLRTGVTQNADFSVSGGGMDSRYYTSLNYTDQKGTLVGTDFIRLSGKINLDNEISKRLRLFTNLNFGYTKNNITNGIYGQALTAPPVFSPYNPDGSYSTLGALKTDYRGYQNPLAVAAGTNRGKNYSLMGSVSAEYDLMKDLKFKSTLSINYGSYNQLNYVPSFVEIGGFYGRENSQGGLATQASSGSLSSFIENTLTWNKEFNDNHRLTVLAGTSWESNKSDYFAATGRGFPDDFILNNLSSAATAVSVKGANPDGQSSLLSFYIRANYVWMDKYLFTFTGRSDASSKFAPSNQVGYFPSGAIGWRISQENFLKDVKWIDEIKLRASMGKTGTQSIGDHMWRTLYSPDSYADRNAVIPTQLGNVNIKWEATSQQDLGLDFVFFKGRLGGTFGYYNKVTDGALLNLTPAPSSSYQSVIYNIAKIRNRGLELDLHGDFVREKVFNWSGAFNISRNISKVLNIDGGPFSNPNDRNALNLGTSIVKEGEPLGLLYGRVAKGVIKTQQELDAYKEAFPYWIYFSPYLNIGDLAYEMAEDGFWKQDIIGHAAPKFFGGYTNTLSYKNISLISLFTFSYGAKLMYQKDVSDMGFGSLPNKGVAALDHYSPSNPGSDKPRYLLNDTPMLTDLNVYDASYLKLKSITLAYNLGRKALQKLKMNNLSVYATGTNLFTATKYPGPDPEVSDDPGSVIGGGRDVSTYPTVKTFTFGVRMGF comes from the coding sequence ATGAAATTGACTGCAATTATCGTCCTGATCTGCTGCCTTCACGTTTCAGCTGCCGGGTATTCTCAGCAGATCAGCTTATCGGAAAAGAATACTTCATTAAAGAATGTTTTGCAGAAGCTTAGAAAATTAAGCGGTTATCAATTATTATACGATGCGCAATTGATTGAAAAATCAAATCCGGTGACGCTGACCCTGGTTAATGTTCCGATCGGTTTTGCATTGGAACAGATCTTTAATCAGCAACCATTTACCTTCAGCATTTTTGATAAAACCATTCTGGTAAAAGAAAAAGCGAAAGAGACCCGTTTTCAAAACCCGAAAAACCTGGTCATGATCATTAACGGCACCGTAAAAGATCTCAATGGCAATCCGCTTAACCTGGTTAGTGTGAAAATTAAAGGAAGCACTAAAACTACGGCCACGAATATAGAAGGGATGTTCTCCATTAATGCACCTGATGAAAATACCATTCTTGTCTTTTCCTGCGTAGGGATGGCTACTAAGGAATTGCCTGCAAAACAGGGTATGGTCGTACTGATGGAACCAGAGCTCAATAAGTTAAATGAGATGGTGGTTGTCGGGTATGGCAGTACCAGAAGAAAGGACCTGACCGGGTCTGTTTCTTCAGTGAATGTGAGTGAAGTTAAAGATGTTCCTTTTATGAGTATCGACAATGCGCTGTCGGGCAAAGCACCAGGAGTTCAGGTGACCAAGGCCGATGGATCTCCGGGCGGTGCGGTGAGGATCAGAATCCGTGGCGGGGCCTCCCTTCTGGGTACAAACGACCCGCTCTATGTAATTGATGGAATTCCTACTGTGATCTCTAATAATTATATCAATGGGCAGTCTGATCTGGTAAACCCACTGGAAGCCGCTAATTATGGAGAAGATTTCAATAATAGTGTTTCCGGAGCCTTTTCAAGGGGATTGAACAGCCTTGCTGGTTTAAATATTTCAGATATTGAAAGCGTTGATATCCTTAAAGATGCTTCTGCAACCGCTATTTATGGTTCAAAGGCTGCGAATGGAGTGGTGATCATCACCACAAAAAAAGGAAAGCGGAATTCAAAACCACAATTGTCTGTTAATTATTATGTCGGAATGAACACGCCGATTAAAGAGCAGGTTTTAAATGCAAGCCAGTATAAAGCCGGACTTCAGGAAGCAGCCACAAACTATATTAATGAGCGTAAAAGGCTAAATATGAGCCTGACTACGAGCGCTGCTCAACAGGCTTTAAGTATCATGAACGATCCTTCTTTTTTCGGAAATGCAGAGACAGACTGGCTGGATCTGGTTTTAAGAACAGGAGTGACACAAAACGCAGATTTTTCTGTCAGCGGTGGTGGAATGGATTCCAGATATTATACCTCTCTGAATTATACCGACCAGAAAGGAACGCTGGTAGGAACTGACTTTATACGTCTTTCCGGGAAGATCAATCTGGATAATGAAATTTCCAAACGTCTGAGATTGTTTACAAATCTGAATTTTGGGTATACTAAAAACAACATCACCAATGGAATATACGGGCAGGCTTTAACCGCTCCGCCGGTATTTTCTCCTTATAATCCGGATGGTTCTTATTCCACATTAGGGGCACTTAAGACCGACTACAGAGGTTATCAGAATCCCCTGGCGGTAGCGGCAGGCACAAACAGAGGTAAGAACTACTCTCTGATGGGTTCTGTGTCTGCGGAGTATGACCTGATGAAAGACCTGAAATTTAAAAGCACCTTATCTATAAATTACGGGTCCTATAACCAATTAAACTATGTTCCAAGCTTTGTGGAAATAGGCGGATTTTATGGACGTGAAAATTCTCAGGGAGGCCTGGCCACGCAGGCCAGTTCAGGTTCATTGAGTAGTTTCATAGAAAATACGCTGACCTGGAATAAAGAATTCAATGATAACCATCGCCTTACCGTTTTGGCGGGTACTTCCTGGGAAAGCAATAAGAGCGACTATTTTGCGGCAACAGGGAGAGGGTTCCCGGATGATTTTATACTCAACAATCTCAGCTCAGCTGCCACAGCAGTATCCGTGAAGGGAGCAAACCCGGATGGTCAGAGTTCATTGTTGTCCTTTTATATCCGCGCCAACTATGTATGGATGGATAAATACCTGTTCACCTTTACCGGAAGGTCTGATGCTTCCTCGAAATTTGCTCCTTCCAATCAGGTAGGTTACTTTCCTTCCGGGGCAATTGGCTGGAGAATCTCTCAGGAAAACTTTCTGAAAGATGTAAAATGGATCGACGAGATTAAGCTCCGGGCCAGCATGGGTAAAACCGGAACCCAAAGTATAGGTGACCATATGTGGCGTACGTTATATTCTCCGGATTCTTATGCAGATAGAAATGCCGTTATACCGACACAACTTGGAAACGTGAATATCAAATGGGAAGCGACAAGCCAGCAGGATCTGGGCTTGGACTTTGTCTTTTTTAAAGGCAGGTTAGGAGGTACCTTTGGATATTATAATAAAGTAACTGATGGCGCCCTTTTAAACCTGACGCCTGCACCAAGCTCCTCTTATCAAAGTGTGATTTATAATATTGCAAAGATCAGGAACCGTGGTCTGGAACTGGACCTTCATGGCGATTTTGTCCGTGAAAAGGTGTTCAACTGGTCGGGAGCTTTTAACATTTCAAGAAACATCTCAAAAGTGCTGAATATTGACGGGGGGCCTTTTTCCAATCCGAACGACCGGAATGCACTTAATCTTGGTACCAGTATCGTTAAGGAAGGAGAGCCATTGGGACTATTGTACGGAAGGGTAGCAAAAGGCGTGATTAAAACCCAGCAGGAACTGGATGCCTATAAGGAAGCCTTTCCGTACTGGATTTATTTTAGTCCCTACCTGAACATTGGAGATTTAGCTTATGAGATGGCGGAAGATGGATTCTGGAAACAGGATATCATCGGCCATGCAGCCCCGAAATTCTTTGGAGGGTATACCAATACGCTTTCTTATAAAAATATAAGCCTGATTTCCTTATTCACCTTTTCTTATGGCGCTAAGCTGATGTATCAGAAAGATGTCAGCGATATGGGCTTCGGCAGTCTGCCAAATAAAGGGGTCGCTGCACTGGATCATTACAGTCCATCAAACCCGGGCTCAGATAAACCAAGGTATCTGTTAAACGATACTCCGATGTTAACCGATCTGAACGTCTATGATGCTTCTTACCTGAAACTGAAATCCATCACGCTGGCTTATAATTTAGGGCGCAAAGCTTTACAGAAACTAAAGATGAACAACCTTTCTGTATATGCTACCGGAACCAATTTGTTTACGGCGACCAAATATCCCGGACCTGATCCGGAGGTGAGTGACGACCCTGGCAGCGTAATCGGTGGTGGTCGTGATGTAAGTACTTATCCAACAGTGAAGACCTTCACTTTTGGGGTTCGAATGGGATTCTAA
- a CDS encoding TlpA disulfide reductase family protein has product MKICKLLLFSLLCCQIQPTLAQSAPVKNQFSLKGTVTGADSVLLYYGEVRGKQIQLSKLISNQKFVLNGNLSKPVNARLLFKKKGEVIPRDQFWERMTEVYLEPGVMTISGNAADLSSLKITGSATQREFESLNGKVQVVRKEMQPIIDALTKEKDHEKASEIRDQLEPYNDRIKKITYDFFITHPNSYVTANTMRFYLSRMGLDSVKKIYNSFNAEMKAQSNVKELAKEIRKIEMGMPGRPAADFSATDIEGKMLSLSSFRGKYVIIDFWASWCVPCRKGNPHLINLYNTYHDKGLEIIGISDDDRNHEAWKKAVNQDKIGIWHHVLRGLNMDLRMKDLPNPEDISEKYGISSLPTKILIDPSGKIIGRYGDRNGGSDQDLDKKLEELLK; this is encoded by the coding sequence ATGAAAATATGTAAGTTGTTATTATTTTCCTTGTTGTGTTGTCAGATACAACCCACTCTTGCCCAATCGGCGCCAGTTAAAAACCAGTTCAGTCTGAAAGGAACTGTAACCGGGGCAGACTCCGTTCTTCTTTATTATGGAGAGGTTAGGGGAAAACAGATCCAGTTATCCAAGCTGATTTCCAATCAGAAATTTGTACTTAATGGAAACCTGAGCAAGCCGGTTAATGCGAGGCTTTTGTTTAAGAAAAAAGGGGAGGTCATTCCCCGTGATCAGTTTTGGGAGCGGATGACAGAAGTTTACCTGGAGCCTGGTGTAATGACGATTTCCGGTAATGCTGCCGACCTGAGTAGTTTAAAAATTACCGGTTCTGCGACACAGCGTGAGTTTGAATCGCTCAATGGCAAGGTTCAGGTTGTTCGGAAAGAGATGCAGCCGATCATCGATGCTTTGACTAAAGAAAAGGACCATGAGAAAGCTTCGGAAATCAGGGACCAGCTGGAGCCTTATAATGACCGGATCAAAAAAATCACTTATGATTTCTTTATCACCCATCCCAATTCCTACGTCACTGCCAATACGATGCGTTTTTACCTGAGCCGTATGGGGCTGGATTCTGTTAAGAAGATATACAATAGTTTTAATGCGGAAATGAAGGCACAGTCCAATGTAAAAGAGCTGGCAAAGGAAATCCGTAAAATTGAAATGGGCATGCCAGGCAGGCCTGCAGCAGATTTTAGTGCAACAGACATCGAAGGTAAAATGCTGTCCCTTTCCAGTTTCAGAGGTAAATATGTAATTATTGATTTCTGGGCCAGCTGGTGTGTTCCTTGTCGCAAGGGAAATCCTCATCTGATCAATCTCTACAATACCTACCATGATAAAGGATTGGAAATTATCGGGATTTCTGATGATGACCGCAATCATGAGGCTTGGAAAAAGGCCGTAAATCAAGATAAAATTGGCATCTGGCACCATGTGCTAAGGGGCTTAAACATGGACCTGAGAATGAAAGACCTGCCTAATCCTGAGGACATTTCCGAGAAGTATGGCATCAGTTCCCTGCCTACAAAAATACTGATTGATCCTTCAGGAAAAATCATAGGCCGCTATGGAGATCGCAATGGCGGTTCAGATCAGGACCTTGACAAAAAATTAGAAGAACTATTAAAATAA
- a CDS encoding TlpA disulfide reductase family protein, which translates to MTKKLKFIMPVLFFYGIAAYAQTAYVSGNITGLKDKEIYLYYYRDGKSKTDTVKVTNGQFKWSPKITEPQKVGSMIFNRYYQFFVESGNIKITGGNTTEELKITGSKSQDEYEAYEKTLKDLDDQEAPLYQKWGKVSKDEQIALEEKVEDLRNQRRARNSEYIKTHPNSPLSISMVSEKAMMGSYDDVALAFKKLAPAAQQSEEGKRISERLMVLKRSAIGEPMLNFKQNDTEGKPVQFSDFKGKYVLVDFWASWCGPCRAENPNVLKAYNQYKDKNFTVVGVSLDDKGENWKKAIKDDKMPWTQVSDLKGWKNEVSTYYGIMGIPSTLLIDPAGNIIAKDLRGVALNKKLAELFN; encoded by the coding sequence ATGACAAAGAAATTGAAATTTATAATGCCTGTTTTATTTTTCTATGGCATTGCTGCTTATGCGCAGACCGCATATGTTTCAGGAAACATCACAGGCCTGAAGGACAAAGAAATTTACCTTTATTATTACCGGGACGGCAAGTCTAAAACGGATACCGTTAAAGTGACCAATGGTCAGTTTAAATGGAGTCCGAAAATCACCGAACCACAAAAAGTGGGCAGTATGATTTTTAACAGATATTACCAGTTTTTTGTAGAAAGCGGGAACATTAAAATTACCGGAGGGAATACGACTGAAGAGCTGAAAATTACGGGCTCCAAGTCGCAGGATGAGTATGAGGCTTACGAAAAAACACTGAAAGACCTGGATGATCAGGAAGCTCCTTTATACCAGAAGTGGGGGAAAGTAAGTAAAGATGAGCAGATTGCCCTGGAAGAAAAAGTAGAAGATTTAAGGAATCAGCGAAGAGCCCGTAATAGCGAATACATTAAGACTCATCCCAATAGCCCATTGAGCATCAGTATGGTTTCTGAAAAGGCCATGATGGGGAGCTACGATGACGTTGCCCTGGCATTTAAAAAACTGGCTCCGGCTGCTCAGCAAAGTGAAGAGGGGAAGCGTATTTCGGAGCGTCTGATGGTATTGAAAAGAAGTGCGATCGGGGAGCCGATGTTGAATTTCAAACAAAATGATACTGAAGGAAAACCAGTGCAATTTTCAGATTTCAAAGGTAAATATGTGCTGGTAGATTTCTGGGCCAGCTGGTGCGGACCTTGTCGTGCGGAAAATCCCAATGTGTTGAAAGCCTATAATCAGTATAAGGATAAAAACTTTACTGTGGTTGGGGTTTCTCTGGACGATAAAGGAGAGAACTGGAAAAAAGCAATTAAAGATGATAAAATGCCATGGACTCAGGTTTCTGATTTGAAAGGCTGGAAAAATGAAGTCTCCACCTATTACGGCATTATGGGGATTCCAAGTACTTTGCTGATTGATCCAGCGGGAAACATCATTGCAAAAGACCTCAGAGGTGTGGCCCTTAATAAAAAACTGGCAGAATTGTTCAACTAA